GACAACCAATCCTTCCAGGCTGGCGTCATCGGCGACTGCACCGGCAACTGGCAACCCACGGTGGAAGGTCAGGTGAAGAGCGCCAGCACCGTTGGCGACCCGCTGCACGTGACGGTCCGGCAGGAACGCGGCGACGGTCAGGGCGAACCCCGTCTCTTCATCGACATCGACACGGGGAATCCCGTGTTCGCGGTAACGATCGATGTTGGCTTCGAGTCCGCCGAACTGGCCACGCGTGTCCGCGTTCGTACGGTTCCTGCGGTGCCCCAACTGATCCGCGCGATCGACACCGAACACCCCGGCCGCGTTCGAGTGGCCGTGGCCAGCGCCGCGGCCTTGCGCGCCTCCGGCGGTGCGATGGTGGCGCTTAGCCTTTCGATCCCGGACGGCGCCGACGCACGAGTCGAGCGGGTAAAGGTCAACGAGGACCGGGAGTGGAGGCCGGCCAGCGGCCAGGGAGCGAGTGTATGGTAATCCCCTTTCCGGTTTCGAGTTCGTTTCAAGGCCCGCTTCGGATCCGCCGGCGTGCGCCCCTGCCGGCCAGATTCGTCGCGCGGGATTGCAATCCCGCGGGCGCCGTGGCGTCGGCGGCGCGCGAGTCGGGTGGCACGAACGAAGCGCCTGACTCGATCCCGCCCGGTATCTTGCCCGCCGCGGCGAATCGACGTAAGGAAACGCGCATGCTGGTCGCCAACCGCATGTCAGCCCGCGTGGTTACCATCGAGCCCCAGCAATCGCTCGAACAGGCGCGGACTCTCCTGTTGAAACACAAAGTCCGGCAGCTCCCGGTCTTGAAGCAGAAGAAGCTGGTGGGCATCCTCACCGACCGCGACCTGCGCAGCGCGCCGACCACGGCGAAGCTGGTCGGTGAGGTGATGACGCCGAAGCCGCTGTTCGTCGGGTCGGCGGCATCGGTGGACGAAGCCGCCCGGCTCATCCGGCTGCACCGCATCGGCGCCCTGCCGGTTGTCGACGATGGCCGCCTGGTCGGCATTCTCAGCGCCACCGACGTGCTCGACGCCTTCATCGACCTGTCCGGCGTCGGCGACTACACCTACCGCATTGCCCTCTCCAACGCGAAAGGTCGCCAGGCGCAGCAGAAGGTCAGACAGATCGTCCTCGATCGCGGTCGCGGCGAACTCAAGTGGCTGCACGCCGACACCAAGAACCCCAACAAGCTGCACCTGCGGCTCAAGGCCCGCAGGGTCGATGACGTCGTTACGGCGCTCGAGGCCGCGGGGTTCGACGTGGACGCGGTAGTCGCACCGGCAAAGTCGCGAGCGTGACCGCCGAACTGCCGCCTGCCGTCGCCGCGCTGCTTGCCGCCGACACGTACCCCCAACGTCCGGCCTCCCTGACACTCAAACAGACGCACATCTCGTACGTCGTCCTCGCCGACGGCGATGTCTACAAGATCAAGAAGCCGGTAAAGTTCGCCTTCCTCGACTTCTCCACGCTGCCCCTGCGCCGTCACTTCTGCCACGAAGAGGTGCGCCTCAACCGGCGTCTGGCGCCCGATATGTACCTCGGCGTCGTCGGCCTTGTCCGCCGCGGCGGCCGCTGCGCCATCGGTGCGGCAGACGATCCGGAGGCCTTCGAGTACGCCGTACACATGCGCCGTCTCCCCGAGGAGCGGACCCTGGACCGCCTGCTGGCCGCGGGTTCGGTCTCGACCGCCATGATCGAACGTATCGCGGAACGACTGGCCGCTTTTCACGCCAGTGCGGCCAGTGGCCCGGAGATCGCCTCCTGCGGAGACCCGGAGGCCGTGTGGGCGGTAATGACCGGCAACTACACGGCCACCAACGCTTATCGCAACGTGACCATCGCCGCGTCCGACGATGACGCCGTGCAGACCTTCGCGGCCCGCTTCCTGCACCGCCACGACGCCGTGCTGCGACGCCGTCAGGCCGAGGGAAGAATCCGTGACTGCCACGGCGACCTGCACGTGGAACACGTCTGCTTCGCCGACGCGCTGGTGATCTTCGACTGCATCGAATTCAACCCGCGGCTGCGGTACTGCGACGTTGCTTCCGAGGTGGCTTTTTTGGCCATGGACCTCGATGCCCACGGCGCTCCCGAGCTGGCGCGTCGATTTGTGGCGCACTACGCCACCCTCGCCGGCGACCCGGGCGTTCACGAGCTATTGCCGTTCTACATGTGCCACCGGGCGTATATCCGCGGGCAGGTGGATAGTATGAAGGCGACCCAGAAGGAGGTCGGCGAGGACGAACGCGGCGCCGCCCGGACCAGCGCCGAGCTGCACTTCGCCCTTGCGTACCGGTACACCTGGGCGCCGACCCCTGCCCTGGTGGTGATCGCCGGCCTCAGTGGCACCGGTAAATCGACAATCGCGGCATCTCTGTCGGAACGTACCGGATGGGTGCACCTCAATTCGGACCGTACCCGCAAACAACTCGCCGGTATGGACCCGACTGCACGGCCGGCCCCGGGGGCCGAGACCGCGCATCTCTACAGTCCTGATTTCAGTGCGCGGACGTACCGGGCCCTCTTCGATGCCGCCGCCAGCGCGCTGGCGGCCGGACTGGGGGTCGTGGTCGACGCGACTTTCGTGCGGCGGGTGGATCGCGACAGCGCCCGCGAACTGGCCCGCCGCCATGGTGTGCCGGTCCTCTTCATCGAGTGCCGGTGTACGGACGCCGAAGTACGCCGCCGTATCGCTGCCCGCATCCGCGACGACCGGGACGCCTCGGATGCCACGTGGGCGGTTTACCGCGACCAGCATCGACACGCCGACCCGTTCGCCGACGACGAACGCCAGAGCCTGCTGCCGGTGTCGACCGAAGACCCGGGGGCAGTCGTCGCTCGGAACATCGAGCAGCGGCTACGCCGGGCTTGCGACGGCGGGTAGCCCCAACTCCCGTCGGTCAAGGGCGCCGGTGAGGACGGGCACGGACCCCGCAGACCGCGACACCGTCCGATCGCGCACGGGCGACCACTGCCGCCCGCGCGCGGCGTCCTGGTCTCAGTCCTGCGTCCGCACCTCGATGTTGCGCTTACGCACCGTGATCCATTTGTCCAGGATCTCCTCGAGTTCACCGTCGGCCTTCCACCTGGCGAGGACGCGGTTCAGTCGCTCGCGCAGGGCGGTGTCGTCGCGGCGTACTGCCCAGGCGAGGTACTCCTTGGTGAGCGGCGTGTAGAGGCCTCTGAGATCCTGATTCGACGTCAGCAGCCCGCCCGTGATCTTCCAGACTCCGGGAGCGTCCATCACGAAGTAATCGACGAGATTGCCGCGTAACGCCGTGATGCCGTCGTCGACGCTGTCGAAGCCGACGACCGTGGCGCGCGGCAGACTCTCCCGCGCGAACGACTCGCTGGTCGTGTTCTTCAACACGCCGACGCGAATGCCCGGTTCGTTCATCCGGCCTTCTTCGTAGAGGCGCAGGTAGTCGGCCTTACGAATGACCGCCATCTGTCCCACCTGGAGGTACGGTTCCGCGAAGCTCACTTGCGCCGCCCGCTCCGGCGTGATCGACATGCCCGACATGATCAGGTCGATCCGCCCCGCCTGCAGCGCCGGGATGAGTTCTTCCCATTGCAGCTCGACGAACTCGATGTCGGTATCGAGGTCTTCATCGAGGCCATCAGCGAGATCGACTTCGACGCCGGCGAGTTTACCGTCCTTCACATAGGCGAGCGGCGGGTAGATCGGCGCGATCCCGGCCCGCAGCACGCCGGCCACACGCGTCGATCGCCGTGACCCCGCACAGGCGGGTAGGACGATGCCGGCCGCCAGCGCTACCGCCGCCAGCGCAATGCCGTGATGGAGTTGGCGGCGCGTCCTTGCGGAGTTCCTCATCGTGCTCCTCCTCTT
The genomic region above belongs to Candidatus Binatia bacterium and contains:
- a CDS encoding CBS domain-containing protein; translation: MLVANRMSARVVTIEPQQSLEQARTLLLKHKVRQLPVLKQKKLVGILTDRDLRSAPTTAKLVGEVMTPKPLFVGSAASVDEAARLIRLHRIGALPVVDDGRLVGILSATDVLDAFIDLSGVGDYTYRIALSNAKGRQAQQKVRQIVLDRGRGELKWLHADTKNPNKLHLRLKARRVDDVVTALEAAGFDVDAVVAPAKSRA
- a CDS encoding AAA family ATPase, whose translation is MTAELPPAVAALLAADTYPQRPASLTLKQTHISYVVLADGDVYKIKKPVKFAFLDFSTLPLRRHFCHEEVRLNRRLAPDMYLGVVGLVRRGGRCAIGAADDPEAFEYAVHMRRLPEERTLDRLLAAGSVSTAMIERIAERLAAFHASAASGPEIASCGDPEAVWAVMTGNYTATNAYRNVTIAASDDDAVQTFAARFLHRHDAVLRRRQAEGRIRDCHGDLHVEHVCFADALVIFDCIEFNPRLRYCDVASEVAFLAMDLDAHGAPELARRFVAHYATLAGDPGVHELLPFYMCHRAYIRGQVDSMKATQKEVGEDERGAARTSAELHFALAYRYTWAPTPALVVIAGLSGTGKSTIAASLSERTGWVHLNSDRTRKQLAGMDPTARPAPGAETAHLYSPDFSARTYRALFDAAASALAAGLGVVVDATFVRRVDRDSARELARRHGVPVLFIECRCTDAEVRRRIAARIRDDRDASDATWAVYRDQHRHADPFADDERQSLLPVSTEDPGAVVARNIEQRLRRACDGG
- a CDS encoding transporter substrate-binding domain-containing protein, which encodes MRNSARTRRQLHHGIALAAVALAAGIVLPACAGSRRSTRVAGVLRAGIAPIYPPLAYVKDGKLAGVEVDLADGLDEDLDTDIEFVELQWEELIPALQAGRIDLIMSGMSITPERAAQVSFAEPYLQVGQMAVIRKADYLRLYEEGRMNEPGIRVGVLKNTTSESFARESLPRATVVGFDSVDDGITALRGNLVDYFVMDAPGVWKITGGLLTSNQDLRGLYTPLTKEYLAWAVRRDDTALRERLNRVLARWKADGELEEILDKWITVRKRNIEVRTQD